In a genomic window of Methylophaga thalassica:
- a CDS encoding retention module-containing protein, producing the protein MATEIGVVKALIGAVTVTSTDGSVRTLQVGDVVYANDLISTGAEGAIEIEFADGSVMDLGRSSQALLDAEVFDPTNTDVEDNQQAVTDDVDAIQQAILEGQDPTQVGQETAAGAGTANGNEGHDAVFIDYLNPEQIPEAGFDTIGVSNTFDFPEADLLFVDNGDPEQSGIPPVTPPSGDIVIEVPSSLVSEGGLPEGQSGGSASSTQTISLDLGGSDLSSISLSTSGNTTTLLTLDGQAIDTAWDSSTGTLIGYISGTDSTDASNQIFTVTLSDISNNQASYTVELLKPIRDVDGVTENININVNVSNNAGESSSASFDVTVQDDNPVANPAQESISVGQAVNTNLLLVLDVSNSMNETTDFQGMTKLEVMIKSSLNLIEQYEALGDVMVNLVTFNNGAENPTNIWVDTATAKDIINSLSASGETNYDAALAEAVEAFKDPGKIDGAQNIAYFMSDGAPNESNQTDADGNYIGVGIDSSEQQAWEQFLADNDVTSYALGMGADAVANELAPIAYDGVKEADVPVITVTDFSQLADTLVKTVTGNSVSGDLLDGGFPSSAGADGGWISQISIDGVDYTFNQQTNTASAGSAIASFDASTHVWTITTTNGSIFTVDMDSGEYTYNVGDSASGTFTEEITYTVTDGDGDTASNTFTVDVDVDLSTLVVSDDLVITNQDSVDIPDWALFANDSGADGETYTLTDATSTTDTASVNGNSVTFNDTDSNGGSFSYQNQAGGQTDSANVSVTHVNGSILEGSFRDEILIGGNDVDFISGGAGNDVLIGGIGGSYDAGSRTVTATVESGATGTGNNQFSFALTASAIAAAAGLYVTEIRISLADYNAIFDQVGQDSYKFTLGDGSTISSDDIQMVTDGDTNELVIQFKPGTFTHEDTLTFGIDTDGRGMTTGDDFGRQEVPFTVSFNDGTSLDGTYEPDTTNGGSSGTVQDNPTVTETLDGGAGDDILVGGDGEHILLGGEGNDTLVGGGGNDILTGGEGADLFVWHNGGQGTAATPANDIVTDFNGTEGDSLDLSDILQGEESNDITDYISVAEQGNNVVLSLTPNGDGGDMTQTITLQNTSIDQLVGSDASGMSNADIINSLITSGQIQVDQS; encoded by the coding sequence ATGGCTACAGAAATTGGTGTTGTAAAAGCGCTTATCGGCGCTGTAACAGTCACCTCCACGGATGGCTCTGTGAGAACATTACAAGTGGGTGATGTGGTTTATGCCAATGATTTAATTTCAACCGGTGCCGAAGGTGCTATTGAGATTGAATTTGCTGATGGCAGCGTAATGGATCTGGGTCGCAGTTCTCAAGCACTTTTAGATGCTGAAGTATTTGATCCAACAAATACGGATGTCGAGGATAATCAACAAGCCGTTACTGACGATGTTGATGCCATACAGCAAGCGATTTTAGAAGGTCAAGATCCTACTCAAGTGGGTCAGGAGACTGCTGCTGGTGCAGGTACCGCTAATGGCAACGAAGGCCATGATGCGGTGTTTATTGATTATCTAAATCCTGAACAAATTCCTGAAGCAGGTTTCGACACTATTGGTGTTAGTAATACTTTCGACTTCCCTGAGGCGGATTTACTTTTTGTTGATAATGGTGATCCTGAACAATCGGGTATACCTCCCGTTACGCCTCCTTCTGGCGATATTGTTATTGAAGTCCCATCTAGCTTGGTTTCTGAAGGTGGTCTGCCTGAAGGACAATCTGGTGGTTCTGCATCATCAACCCAAACTATCAGCCTGGATTTAGGCGGAAGTGATTTAAGCAGTATTTCGTTATCGACATCCGGAAATACGACAACCTTGTTAACCCTGGACGGTCAAGCCATTGACACTGCATGGGATAGTTCTACCGGCACATTGATTGGCTACATAAGTGGCACAGACTCAACTGATGCAAGTAACCAGATTTTTACAGTCACACTAAGTGACATCTCGAATAATCAAGCTTCATATACAGTAGAGCTTCTTAAACCTATTCGTGATGTTGATGGGGTTACTGAAAATATTAATATTAATGTCAATGTCAGCAATAATGCTGGCGAGTCATCTTCTGCAAGTTTTGATGTAACCGTTCAAGATGATAATCCTGTTGCTAATCCTGCTCAGGAATCCATATCTGTCGGTCAGGCGGTTAATACAAACCTTCTTTTAGTTCTTGACGTCTCAAACAGTATGAATGAGACCACTGATTTTCAGGGGATGACAAAACTGGAAGTCATGATCAAGTCTAGCCTGAATTTAATTGAACAATATGAAGCGCTGGGCGATGTCATGGTGAATCTAGTGACATTTAACAATGGTGCTGAGAATCCAACAAATATTTGGGTCGACACAGCTACCGCGAAAGACATCATCAACTCACTCTCTGCGAGTGGAGAAACCAACTATGACGCTGCCTTAGCGGAAGCCGTTGAAGCCTTCAAAGACCCAGGTAAGATAGATGGTGCACAGAACATCGCCTATTTTATGTCTGATGGTGCGCCTAATGAGAGTAATCAAACAGATGCTGATGGGAATTATATCGGTGTTGGTATTGACAGCAGTGAACAACAGGCGTGGGAACAGTTTCTAGCTGACAATGATGTGACATCTTATGCTTTAGGAATGGGCGCTGATGCTGTAGCTAATGAGCTTGCGCCCATTGCTTATGATGGTGTTAAAGAAGCAGATGTTCCCGTCATTACCGTCACCGATTTTTCTCAGCTTGCAGATACATTAGTGAAGACTGTAACTGGCAACAGTGTCTCAGGTGACCTACTGGATGGTGGCTTTCCTTCAAGTGCCGGAGCTGATGGAGGTTGGATCAGTCAGATTTCTATTGATGGTGTGGACTACACATTCAATCAACAAACTAATACAGCCTCAGCTGGCAGTGCTATAGCAAGCTTTGATGCTTCAACTCATGTTTGGACCATTACTACCACTAATGGCAGTATCTTTACGGTAGATATGGACAGTGGTGAATATACATATAATGTTGGTGATTCTGCCAGTGGTACCTTCACAGAAGAGATAACCTACACCGTTACGGATGGCGATGGTGATACTGCCAGTAATACATTTACAGTCGATGTTGATGTTGATTTATCAACATTGGTGGTGAGTGATGATTTGGTCATTACTAATCAGGATTCTGTTGATATCCCTGACTGGGCTTTATTTGCCAATGACAGTGGTGCCGATGGTGAAACGTATACCCTGACAGACGCGACATCGACTACAGATACTGCCTCTGTGAATGGCAACAGTGTTACTTTCAATGATACAGACAGTAATGGCGGTAGCTTTAGTTATCAGAACCAAGCTGGTGGTCAGACAGACTCTGCGAATGTTTCTGTTACACACGTCAATGGCAGTATCCTTGAAGGTTCATTTAGGGATGAAATTCTGATCGGTGGCAATGATGTTGATTTTATTTCTGGCGGCGCTGGAAATGATGTACTGATTGGTGGAATTGGTGGTAGCTATGACGCTGGCTCAAGAACAGTGACAGCTACTGTTGAGTCAGGAGCCACTGGTACGGGTAATAATCAATTTTCATTTGCTTTAACTGCGTCAGCAATTGCAGCTGCTGCCGGATTATATGTAACTGAAATTCGTATCTCGCTTGCTGACTACAATGCTATTTTTGATCAGGTTGGTCAGGATAGTTATAAATTTACTTTAGGTGATGGTTCGACTATCTCTAGCGATGATATTCAGATGGTTACCGATGGTGACACTAATGAATTAGTGATCCAGTTTAAGCCTGGTACTTTTACCCATGAAGATACTCTGACTTTTGGTATTGATACTGATGGTCGAGGCATGACCACTGGCGATGATTTTGGCAGACAGGAAGTACCTTTTACCGTCTCTTTTAATGATGGCACAAGCCTAGATGGTACATATGAGCCTGATACGACTAATGGTGGTAGCTCAGGTACAGTTCAAGACAATCCCACGGTTACGGAAACATTAGATGGCGGAGCTGGTGATGACATCCTCGTTGGTGGTGACGGTGAGCATATTCTCCTCGGTGGTGAAGGTAACGATACGCTAGTTGGCGGTGGTGGCAATGACATCTTAACCGGTGGTGAGGGTGCTGATTTATTTGTTTGGCACAATGGTGGTCAAGGAACTGCAGCTACACCTGCTAATGATATTGTGACTGACTTCAATGGTACTGAAGGTGATAGCTTAGATCTTTCTGATATTCTTCAGGGAGAAGAAAGCAATGATATTACCGACTATATTTCTGTTGCTGAACAAGGTAACAACGTCGTACTGTCTCTAACACCTAATGGTGATGGTGGTGATATGACGCAGACAATCACCTTACAAAATACCAGTATTGATCAACTGGTTGGAAGTGATGCTTCTGGTATGTCTAATGCCGACATTATCAACTCTTTGATTACTAGCGGTCAGATTCAAGTAGATCAAAGTTAA
- a CDS encoding type IV pilin protein has protein sequence MNNIKYRENGFTLIELMIVVVILGILAAIAYPSYQEQVRQTRRANAQADLMELASYMERYYTENFTYAGADNTLPFNQSPKTGTAYYIIAANPAPTATAYTLVATAQGSQANDANCTPLTITQTGATGPVGCW, from the coding sequence ATGAATAACATAAAATATAGAGAAAATGGATTTACACTCATCGAGTTGATGATTGTTGTTGTCATTCTAGGCATCCTTGCTGCCATTGCTTATCCGTCTTACCAAGAGCAAGTCAGACAAACACGACGAGCTAATGCTCAAGCTGACTTAATGGAATTGGCGAGTTATATGGAGCGCTATTACACAGAAAACTTCACTTATGCAGGTGCTGATAACACTCTACCTTTTAATCAATCGCCTAAGACGGGAACAGCGTATTACATTATTGCAGCTAACCCTGCTCCAACAGCGACAGCTTATACCTTAGTTGCAACGGCTCAGGGATCTCAAGCTAATGATGCTAACTGCACACCTCTAACAATTACTCAAACAGGTGCTACTGGTCCTGTCGGTTGTTGGTAA
- the slmA gene encoding nucleoid occlusion factor SlmA, giving the protein MTEAVPTSRAETKRSRRQDILEALASELEQRPGERITTAKLAASLGVSEAALYRHFPSKARMFEGLIGFAEETVFGLIQRILQDEQNALNRIEKIMTLMLGFSTKNPGITSVLMGTALTGETERLRQRVSQFFDRLETQFRQILRERELTLTQAGGRPVNETANLLLAVVEGQMQQYVRSSYRQSPLIGWEQKWQLLTKMLEVYA; this is encoded by the coding sequence ATGACTGAAGCAGTACCTACCAGTAGAGCTGAAACCAAACGTTCACGTCGTCAGGATATTCTAGAAGCACTTGCTTCTGAGTTAGAACAAAGACCGGGAGAGCGGATTACAACCGCCAAACTCGCTGCAAGTTTAGGTGTATCAGAAGCTGCTTTGTACAGGCATTTCCCCAGTAAAGCGAGAATGTTTGAAGGTTTAATTGGTTTTGCTGAAGAAACAGTTTTTGGTTTGATTCAACGAATTTTACAAGATGAACAAAATGCGTTGAATCGGATTGAAAAAATTATGACGCTTATGCTTGGCTTTTCTACAAAAAATCCAGGAATTACTAGTGTTCTAATGGGAACGGCTTTAACTGGTGAAACAGAGCGCTTAAGACAACGCGTGAGTCAATTTTTTGACCGTCTGGAGACGCAATTCAGACAGATCTTGAGAGAGCGTGAGCTGACTTTGACACAGGCCGGAGGTCGACCTGTCAATGAAACTGCGAATTTACTACTCGCTGTTGTTGAGGGGCAAATGCAACAATATGTAAGAAGCAGCTACAGACAATCTCCTCTGATTGGCTGGGAACAAAAATGGCAGTTATTAACAAAAATGCTTGAGGTTTATGCATGA
- the argB gene encoding acetylglutamate kinase, translating into MSLNTQRATHIAQVLTEALPYIQRFSGKTLVIKYGGNAMVDEALKNSFARDVVLLKAVGINPVIVHGGGPQIGELLQRVGKQSEFVNGMRVTDRETMDIVEMVLGGQVNKSIVNLINNHGGRAVGLTGKDGSLIFAEKLHISSSSDIKASELIDLGHVGKVASIDTSVIDMLIHSDFIPVIAPIGVGKDGESYNINADLVAGKIAEVLQAEKLILLTNTAGLLDADGQLLTGLNAKQVNDLIDEGVIYGGMLPKIGCALDAVQSGVTTAHIIDGRVQHAVLLEMFTDEGVGTLIRGGGR; encoded by the coding sequence ATGAGTTTAAACACACAACGTGCTACCCATATTGCTCAGGTATTAACTGAAGCGCTGCCGTATATCCAGCGCTTTTCTGGCAAGACACTGGTCATCAAATATGGCGGTAATGCCATGGTGGACGAGGCATTAAAAAATAGTTTTGCCAGGGATGTGGTCTTACTCAAGGCAGTAGGAATCAATCCTGTTATTGTTCATGGTGGTGGTCCGCAAATAGGTGAATTACTGCAGCGTGTTGGTAAGCAGAGTGAATTTGTTAACGGCATGCGTGTCACAGATCGTGAAACCATGGATATTGTTGAAATGGTATTAGGCGGTCAAGTTAACAAAAGTATCGTTAACTTAATTAATAACCATGGTGGCAGGGCCGTCGGATTGACAGGTAAAGATGGAAGTTTAATTTTTGCTGAAAAACTACATATTTCAAGTTCTTCTGATATCAAAGCATCGGAATTAATTGATTTGGGCCATGTTGGTAAAGTAGCCAGTATTGATACCAGCGTCATTGATATGTTGATTCATAGTGACTTTATTCCTGTTATTGCTCCAATTGGCGTTGGCAAAGACGGTGAGTCATACAACATAAACGCTGATTTAGTGGCGGGTAAAATTGCTGAGGTGCTCCAAGCAGAGAAATTGATTTTGTTAACGAATACCGCTGGCTTACTCGATGCTGATGGTCAGTTGTTAACTGGTCTAAATGCTAAACAAGTCAATGACTTAATTGACGAGGGTGTTATATATGGTGGTATGCTGCCAAAAATTGGCTGTGCTCTAGATGCTGTTCAGTCGGGTGTGACAACTGCACATATTATCGATGGACGTGTCCAACACGCAGTATTGCTTGAAATGTTTACTGACGAGGGCGTAGGTACGTTGATTCGTGGAGGTGGTCGATGA
- a CDS encoding phosphomannomutase/phosphoglucomutase: MAMMEKLGSKFVSVLLLLVMLLGVSAAVVFINTQANTTQQNTQREKSQQIVNAVIASYQQQIKEWQQTALSLAELTETKQLANTKNIYDVDDWKNLANRFFPSAKAICLITREYDAPTNEGCLPISYVSLKSLRQLTTQTQADVAMIMQDGKADHILLAARVPLDDKQQYAAVAIALKPTDIQLINPGLVPDAYIEISQGDLPTGLLTTIGDSQYKQAEPVISQPIPNSYWQVKLWSVTTSAGTPLWLFLAPVMILIVLIWMLRDWWQTKLLHSDANRLEEQLRDLQEVKLKTKYPLVFSELYGVRELIQQLAIPEKKRALPVEEPLNTFVIDETETLERSETLVETPPEVREESESYDSDVIDYDRPYEQDAVDEQESFVDEDSTAPEQHVSSLSLDETVANNSDLLELKLTDDDTSTEDVESSVFIEPEFSATEKLSLEPEIDLSSEPDDETKEIFHEDTQQSLPATEKKLELNPPSAQHLPDEAIFRAYDIRGIVGEQLTVPVMTLIGRAVGSQMIAQGVTELVVGHDGRLSSQPLAKAFMRGVTNTGCNVIDLGQVPTPVVYFACEYLKTRSGAMITGSHNPANYNGIKLVIAGKTLEGDEVHALYRRIKQGAFETGRGNITANDVTEAYVQRIKSDIKLERKLKVVVDCGNGVAGKVLPKVLKEIGCNVIELFCEVDGRFPNHHPNPGEPENLKSLISEVKSTGAELGIAVDGDGDRLGVVDTEGNIIWPDQLMILFSRAVLDKSPGATILYDVKSTSLLEGVIRFAGGEPMMVPSGHSVIKNKMQQYNAALAAEMSGHFFFNDRWYGFDDATYAAARLVELLSADPMTRTPTQLFAEISQRVSTPEIMVNMPYPEAKRFMTTLLSNFNAEGGDISTMDGIRVDYADGWGLVRISNTLPALTLRFEATNDVELERIKQLFIEQMQQVKPTLTLKL, translated from the coding sequence ATGGCCATGATGGAAAAGCTGGGAAGCAAGTTTGTTAGTGTTCTTTTGCTACTGGTTATGCTTTTAGGTGTCAGTGCTGCAGTTGTTTTCATCAATACGCAAGCCAATACCACTCAGCAAAATACTCAGCGTGAGAAGAGTCAACAAATTGTTAATGCTGTCATAGCGAGTTATCAGCAACAAATTAAAGAATGGCAGCAAACAGCACTTAGCCTTGCCGAGTTAACCGAAACAAAGCAGCTCGCTAACACCAAGAATATTTACGATGTTGATGATTGGAAAAATCTGGCCAACCGTTTTTTTCCTTCAGCTAAGGCCATTTGTTTAATCACCAGAGAATATGATGCGCCAACAAATGAAGGGTGTTTGCCCATTTCTTACGTATCACTGAAAAGTTTGAGACAACTAACTACGCAGACGCAAGCTGATGTTGCGATGATTATGCAAGATGGAAAAGCCGATCATATTTTGCTGGCGGCGAGAGTACCTCTTGATGATAAGCAGCAATATGCAGCTGTTGCGATTGCTTTGAAACCAACGGATATTCAACTGATTAACCCAGGGCTGGTACCTGACGCATATATTGAGATCAGCCAAGGGGATTTACCAACAGGTCTTCTTACCACAATAGGTGACAGTCAATATAAACAAGCCGAACCCGTTATATCTCAACCCATACCTAACTCTTACTGGCAAGTGAAGCTGTGGTCGGTAACCACGAGTGCTGGAACACCATTATGGTTGTTTCTCGCGCCTGTTATGATTTTGATTGTACTGATATGGATGCTCAGAGATTGGTGGCAAACGAAATTATTACACTCTGATGCTAATAGATTAGAAGAACAGCTCAGAGACCTGCAAGAAGTTAAGCTGAAAACAAAGTATCCATTAGTTTTCAGTGAGTTGTATGGCGTCAGAGAGCTGATCCAACAACTTGCTATACCAGAGAAGAAACGGGCTTTACCTGTTGAAGAACCGCTTAACACATTTGTCATTGATGAAACTGAAACACTGGAACGAAGTGAAACACTTGTTGAAACGCCGCCAGAGGTTCGGGAAGAGAGTGAATCATACGATAGTGACGTGATTGATTACGACAGGCCATATGAGCAGGATGCAGTCGATGAGCAAGAATCCTTCGTTGATGAGGACTCTACCGCCCCTGAACAACACGTATCGAGTCTAAGTCTGGATGAAACCGTGGCGAATAATTCAGATTTACTTGAGCTTAAGCTGACGGATGATGACACATCAACAGAAGATGTAGAGTCTTCTGTTTTTATTGAGCCTGAATTTTCAGCAACAGAAAAGTTGTCACTTGAACCTGAAATCGATCTGTCTTCAGAGCCTGATGATGAAACAAAAGAAATTTTTCACGAAGATACTCAACAGAGTCTCCCGGCAACAGAAAAGAAACTGGAATTAAATCCACCCTCAGCACAACATCTGCCAGATGAAGCTATTTTCCGAGCTTATGACATCCGTGGGATTGTGGGTGAACAGTTAACTGTGCCTGTGATGACATTGATTGGCCGAGCGGTTGGTAGTCAGATGATCGCTCAAGGTGTCACAGAGTTAGTGGTGGGCCATGACGGCCGGCTAAGTAGTCAGCCGCTGGCAAAAGCATTTATGCGTGGCGTGACCAATACCGGCTGTAACGTTATCGACCTAGGTCAAGTTCCCACTCCGGTTGTTTATTTTGCTTGTGAGTATTTAAAAACACGTTCAGGAGCGATGATCACCGGTAGTCATAATCCGGCTAATTACAATGGCATTAAATTGGTCATTGCAGGTAAGACGCTTGAAGGCGATGAAGTCCACGCACTCTATCGGCGTATTAAACAAGGTGCATTTGAGACCGGCCGTGGGAATATTACGGCGAATGATGTGACGGAAGCTTATGTTCAACGGATCAAGTCAGACATTAAACTCGAACGTAAACTAAAAGTTGTCGTAGATTGTGGCAACGGTGTCGCCGGTAAAGTATTACCAAAAGTACTAAAAGAAATTGGTTGTAATGTCATCGAGTTATTCTGTGAGGTGGATGGTCGTTTCCCAAATCATCATCCGAACCCCGGGGAACCCGAAAACCTTAAATCCTTGATCTCAGAAGTGAAGTCTACGGGCGCGGAACTGGGCATTGCTGTGGATGGGGATGGGGATCGTCTCGGTGTGGTGGATACAGAAGGAAATATTATTTGGCCAGATCAGTTGATGATATTGTTTTCACGAGCTGTTCTGGATAAATCACCTGGCGCCACAATCCTTTATGATGTAAAAAGTACGAGTTTGCTTGAGGGCGTGATACGCTTTGCTGGTGGTGAGCCAATGATGGTGCCATCCGGACATTCTGTTATCAAAAACAAAATGCAGCAGTATAATGCCGCACTGGCTGCTGAAATGAGTGGACATTTCTTCTTCAATGACCGCTGGTATGGCTTTGATGATGCGACTTATGCAGCTGCAAGGCTGGTTGAGTTATTATCAGCTGATCCCATGACTCGAACGCCTACTCAATTGTTTGCTGAGATTAGTCAACGTGTTTCCACTCCAGAAATTATGGTGAATATGCCATATCCTGAAGCGAAACGTTTCATGACCACACTTCTTAGTAATTTCAATGCCGAAGGTGGTGATATTTCTACTATGGATGGTATCCGCGTGGATTATGCTGATGGTTGGGGACTCGTGCGAATCTCAAATACACTTCCTGCTTTAACCTTAAGGTTTGAAGCGACAAATGATGTTGAATTGGAAAGAATTAAACAGTTGTTCATTGAACAAATGCAACAAGTGAAGCCCACGCTAACATTAAAACTATAA